Genomic segment of bacterium:
GCTCTGTTTGATAGAGACGTCAATGCCTCGACCAAAACATCTCCATGACAGGGGAGGGGCTTGCACCAACAGACGAGAATCTTATCCTCCAGTTCTCCGATGTCGTTTATCAATCGCGTCCCGTAAAGATACTCCTTGAACGATTCGATAGAGCCCGCCCGGTTTCCTGTGAAAGGATTAAACCACTTGGATCTATGAATCAGGCCGTATTTCTTGGAGTGGTGAAATCTCCCGATATAGACATATTTTGAGTCTTTCTGCCAACCGCACGGGGCGTTTCTGATGTTGATGACTTCAGACGTAAATTATCACCTTCATTTAGGGATCAAGTACCCATCGTAAAGCCGACACCCGTACAGCAATGAGAATACGAACCTCCTCATCATCGGCTGGCTTCACCGTGCCGGTTACTCTTTTGATCTCCTGCTCGATTTCCTCACATGATTTCATTTCGATAGCTCCCGGAATCATTTATGGGGATAACTCCATCAATACAAAGCCAAATAGCAAACCGAATACAAATACAAGCGTAATCGGCCAGTATGTTTTATACGGATTGAATCTGAATCCGGTAGCCGCCCATTCTTCATAGGTCAATTCCCTTAGGCTTTCTCGAATTTTGGCGTATACTTTCACGTTCACGTCCTCATTTATCCCCACTGTTTAACGACAACCTCTTCACAATTCACGGCATAACCGCGAGCACGTTTATAGAGGCCATAGATCAGAGCCTCGACCGCCCCGGATAATTCCCGCGAGAAGAAATCATCGCCCTTATTCCCCGTCACTTTGTACCGCACTAGTTGAATCGGCATCTTCTCATCCTCATTTATTCCTCCAATCGGCCCACGCCGCGATCACAAATAACGATGCCAACCACAATACCAAAAGCGATTCGATAATGCAACCGTTGATAGCGGCCCATAACGAAACCGCCCCGGTTATCATTCCCCCGTAACTGAAGAATGCAATCATGTTAATTATCAACCTCATTTACATAGTTCTGACGTTCTTTTCCCTGTTTTTTTATCGGTGCATTCAACCTCAATCAATCGCTCTAACTCCTTCGCTTCTTCAATATACCGTGCAGCCAAGGCCATCTTTTGTGAGGCCATCTTTGCCCATATTACACACGCATGGCACATGATCATAGCTTCCTCATTTATCCTGTCTACGTTTCCAGCTCTCCCACATCTCGATCATCTGCTGCCGGTCCCGCTCGCGGTCGGCCTCGAGCGCGGCGATACGGTCGCGCAGCGCGGCCGTCTCTTTCTCCATGTCCGGCGTTATCTCCTTCCGCTGCACGATCCAGAGCAGGTGCTCGTTCTCGGCGTAGAACTCCGCCTTCTTCTCGACGGTCATCTTGTCGTAGGCCCCGCCGAGGTAGCCCCGGTGCCCGATCAGCTGCTCCGCGATGATGTGGGCATTCCCGCCGGCGCTCTTCAGGGCCACGTTGAAGAACGTCCTGAACGAATGTAGGTGTACCAGATGCCGGCCGGTATCGGGATCGATATACTCGCTGCCGGTCGCCCGCTTCAGCGCGGCATAGAAGTCGTCGGTCACATCCTGCCGGCAGCACGGGAAGATCCGCTTCTCCGTCGCGGCATCGCAGCGGATCCGCTCGAAGTTCCGCAGGTTCGACACCTTCCGCTCGGTGCCGTCCTCGTCGCGGACGATCCGCGTGCGCTTCTCGACGAAGGCCGCCTTGTTCGCGAGCCATGTCGGGCGGTAGTCGAGCCACTGCTTCAACGCCTCGG
This window contains:
- a CDS encoding DUF4326 domain-containing protein gives rise to the protein MNIRNAPCGWQKDSKYVYIGRFHHSKKYGLIHRSKWFNPFTGNRAGSIESFKEYLYGTRLINDIGELEDKILVCWCKPLPCHGDVLVEALTSLSNRAGDSKCRDRALGKEGDRYCLRQERVCHRGVSQLANCMSDQEEN